A genomic region of Gemmata massiliana contains the following coding sequences:
- a CDS encoding TIGR02996 domain-containing protein — MSLSDRESLLAAITANPEEDIPRLMLADWLKDNGVPDRGEFIRLQVEAAQQEAFSPRARELEAAAQELLNRYRGEWTRALSERITDHRFARGFIEHVGVNAATFVQSAPALFATAPIRSLLVERFTRMVDPVSLEPLFNSPQMTRVRKLDFSKLENTTDYFDPLAACRHLNQLTDLNLRKLPVPVSWFRALIAGSAFPALTGLDLADNVHLSRVLAEALPCADHRRLTRLDVSFITFPSDQIQKVLASRCLRAVEELRCVWHRESGGPGPLTRLDLGWTIPWDRLRVLDLGGQGVSDAGVGEIVAGTSRRPTPSPLRWLRLANNGLTASAVYELVDSDPARLKLYYLDLRNNYLSDSHRTALKGRFPEAEVLV; from the coding sequence ATGTCTCTGAGCGACCGCGAATCGCTGCTCGCCGCTATCACCGCGAACCCGGAGGAGGACATCCCGCGCCTCATGCTCGCGGACTGGCTGAAGGACAACGGCGTGCCGGACCGCGGGGAGTTCATCCGCCTGCAAGTGGAGGCCGCACAGCAGGAGGCGTTCAGCCCCCGTGCGCGGGAACTGGAAGCCGCAGCTCAGGAGCTACTGAACCGCTACCGAGGAGAATGGACCCGGGCGCTCTCGGAACGCATCACCGACCACCGGTTCGCGCGCGGGTTCATCGAGCATGTGGGTGTGAACGCGGCCACGTTCGTACAAAGTGCCCCGGCGCTGTTCGCCACCGCGCCGATTCGCTCCCTTCTCGTGGAGCGGTTCACGCGAATGGTAGACCCCGTTTCACTTGAGCCACTGTTCAACTCCCCTCAAATGACACGGGTGAGGAAGCTCGATTTCAGTAAACTCGAGAACACCACGGATTACTTCGATCCACTAGCCGCGTGCCGGCACCTGAACCAACTGACCGATCTGAACTTGCGGAAGCTACCGGTACCGGTTTCTTGGTTTCGGGCACTTATCGCAGGATCGGCGTTCCCGGCGCTGACGGGACTCGATCTCGCCGACAATGTGCATCTTTCCCGCGTACTGGCCGAAGCGCTCCCGTGTGCCGATCATCGGCGCCTCACTCGACTCGACGTGAGTTTTATCACGTTTCCGTCGGATCAGATCCAGAAGGTACTTGCGAGCAGGTGCCTGCGTGCGGTAGAGGAATTGCGGTGCGTGTGGCACCGGGAGTCAGGTGGCCCCGGTCCACTAACCCGCCTGGATCTGGGCTGGACCATTCCGTGGGACCGGCTCCGAGTGCTCGACCTGGGTGGCCAGGGCGTGAGCGACGCGGGCGTGGGGGAGATCGTCGCGGGCACGAGTCGGCGCCCGACGCCGTCGCCGCTCCGGTGGTTGAGGCTGGCGAACAACGGCCTGACCGCGAGCGCGGTCTACGAGTTGGTCGATTCGGACCCGGCGCGGCTGAAGTTGTACTACCTCGATCTGCGGAACAACTACCTGAGCGA
- a CDS encoding DUF1559 family PulG-like putative transporter → MPVGAIASLSPFSAPRHTHTTTRAPQRTRTAFTLIELLVVIAIIAILIGLLLPAVQKVRDAAARMSSQNNLKQMGLAMHNLAGNQSDQFCAGWGGQRTTTSTGDPVRPWTWHILPYIEQDNASKNAATTTVIKTFTAPNDASFVSGQPLTSYSGNGLVLGIVNPLGVAPVVNTGTPSYMAKLYSMNSPGDGTSNTVLFAERYAVTTTGSGTVTYSGVAGATPQATLTHVYGQHLWFPTGATPSQVVFLPQYIASPVQPFPFQSKPASNIADDRVPQGMSSGTMSVAMCDGSVRGVSSSVSNQTWVFVCDPYDGNVLPSDW, encoded by the coding sequence ATGCCGGTTGGTGCGATTGCCTCCCTGTCACCGTTTTCTGCCCCTCGTCACACCCACACAACCACGCGCGCTCCGCAAAGGACGCGCACCGCGTTCACGCTGATTGAACTGTTGGTGGTGATCGCGATCATCGCGATCCTGATCGGGCTCCTGCTCCCCGCCGTGCAAAAGGTCCGCGACGCCGCGGCCCGTATGAGCAGCCAAAATAACTTGAAGCAAATGGGCCTCGCGATGCACAATCTCGCGGGCAACCAGTCCGACCAGTTTTGCGCCGGGTGGGGCGGTCAGCGTACCACCACGAGCACCGGCGACCCCGTGCGGCCGTGGACGTGGCACATCCTGCCCTACATCGAGCAGGATAACGCTTCCAAGAACGCCGCAACGACCACGGTCATCAAAACCTTCACGGCCCCGAACGATGCCTCGTTCGTCAGCGGGCAACCGCTCACCAGCTACTCGGGCAACGGGCTGGTGCTGGGGATCGTGAACCCGCTCGGCGTCGCCCCGGTCGTTAATACGGGTACCCCGTCGTACATGGCTAAGCTGTACAGCATGAACTCCCCGGGCGACGGCACCTCGAACACCGTGCTGTTCGCGGAGCGGTACGCGGTGACCACGACGGGCAGTGGGACCGTTACGTACAGCGGTGTGGCCGGCGCCACGCCGCAAGCCACTCTCACGCACGTGTATGGTCAGCACCTCTGGTTCCCGACCGGCGCGACCCCGTCCCAGGTCGTGTTCCTGCCGCAATACATTGCGTCCCCGGTCCAACCGTTCCCGTTCCAGAGCAAGCCGGCCAGTAACATCGCTGATGACCGCGTGCCGCAGGGCATGTCGTCCGGCACGATGAGCGTCGCCATGTGCGATGGCAGCGTGCGCGGCGTGTCCTCCAGTGTCAGTAACCAGACCTGGGTTTTCGTTTGCGACCCGTATGACGGCAACGTCCTCCCGTCGGACTGGTAA
- a CDS encoding efflux RND transporter periplasmic adaptor subunit — MRAAMFVLVAGLALALPSAVVRADDPPKGWEFTGRTQTATAEVRAQVTGHLTRVAVREGEPVGKGDLLAEVDSRPYRLALSAAQARLKVAEAKLQMAKIAAANAKRLLENKVISPDELGLNAAAEAEATAALIVAKVEVERAELTLSWTRVTAPFSGRVSRIPATEGGLVTADQTHILTVVATDPMYVSFNVPESILLQLRRDGQAEPSKLSVAVGFAGDKGFPHEAKLDLIAPEVDPKTGTSRFRATISNPKELFSPGMSARVRLTPPTK, encoded by the coding sequence ATGCGAGCCGCGATGTTCGTTCTGGTTGCGGGATTGGCGCTGGCGCTCCCGTCTGCCGTTGTGCGTGCAGATGACCCGCCGAAGGGGTGGGAGTTCACGGGCCGGACGCAGACCGCTACCGCCGAGGTGCGGGCGCAGGTGACGGGACACCTGACCCGAGTTGCGGTTCGGGAAGGAGAGCCGGTCGGGAAGGGAGATCTGCTGGCCGAGGTTGATTCACGACCGTACCGACTCGCCCTGAGCGCAGCTCAAGCGCGGCTGAAAGTGGCCGAGGCCAAGTTGCAGATGGCCAAGATTGCGGCCGCTAATGCCAAGAGGCTACTGGAGAACAAGGTAATTAGCCCGGACGAACTGGGCCTGAACGCGGCGGCGGAGGCCGAAGCGACGGCCGCACTGATCGTGGCGAAGGTGGAAGTGGAGCGGGCCGAACTGACCCTGTCGTGGACGCGGGTCACGGCTCCGTTCAGCGGCCGGGTGAGCCGCATTCCGGCCACCGAGGGCGGCCTCGTCACCGCCGACCAGACGCACATCCTGACCGTCGTGGCCACCGACCCGATGTACGTCTCCTTTAACGTGCCCGAGTCCATCCTTTTGCAACTGCGCCGCGACGGGCAGGCCGAACCAAGTAAGTTGAGCGTGGCGGTCGGGTTCGCGGGCGATAAGGGGTTCCCCCACGAGGCGAAGCTGGACCTGATCGCGCCGGAGGTCGATCCGAAGACGGGGACCTCGCGGTTCCGGGCCACGATCTCGAATCCGAAGGAGCTTTTCTCGCCCGGGATGTCCGCTCGCGTTCGCCTCACCCCGCCAACCAAATAG
- a CDS encoding TolB family protein, protein MKPLVPHSLVAALLCFPLIPLRAYGGENAPVRLTNDGSFKQNLQWSPDGKTLLFTRIHQGKMALWVMPAEGGELKRLLPNHTEPHFDGHYSPDGKRIVYVYDKLEGTDGKLRINVCAADGSDDQTLIPHKAFEESPRFSPNGKKVLWVSTRNKNPDLFTVDADGKNETRLTNDPAYDLHPAWNSDGTKITFASGRSGKQKIHVMNADGSDQKRITDGEFLDAWPVWEPGGKRIAFASNRSGNSDIWLMTEDGKELTNLTDHKAQDTAPVWHPKGKKLAFVSTRDGGSDIYVIDIK, encoded by the coding sequence ATGAAGCCGCTCGTTCCGCACAGTTTGGTTGCTGCTTTACTGTGCTTCCCTCTGATTCCCCTCCGCGCCTACGGTGGCGAAAATGCTCCCGTTCGCCTCACCAACGACGGTAGCTTCAAACAGAACCTTCAGTGGTCGCCGGACGGCAAAACGCTCCTTTTCACGCGCATCCACCAGGGCAAGATGGCACTGTGGGTGATGCCCGCGGAGGGTGGGGAACTCAAGCGCCTGCTGCCGAACCACACCGAGCCGCACTTCGATGGGCACTACTCCCCGGACGGTAAGCGGATCGTTTACGTGTACGACAAGCTCGAAGGGACCGACGGCAAGTTGCGCATCAACGTGTGCGCGGCCGACGGCAGCGACGACCAGACACTCATCCCGCACAAGGCGTTCGAGGAGTCGCCGCGGTTCAGTCCGAACGGCAAGAAGGTGCTGTGGGTGTCGACGCGGAACAAGAACCCCGACCTGTTCACCGTGGACGCGGACGGCAAGAACGAGACGCGCCTCACGAACGACCCGGCCTACGACCTGCACCCCGCGTGGAACTCGGACGGAACCAAGATCACGTTCGCGAGCGGGCGCAGCGGGAAGCAAAAGATCCACGTAATGAACGCGGACGGGAGCGATCAGAAGCGCATCACGGACGGCGAGTTCCTCGATGCGTGGCCCGTGTGGGAACCGGGGGGTAAGCGGATCGCGTTCGCGTCCAATCGCTCCGGGAATTCGGACATCTGGCTGATGACGGAAGACGGCAAGGAACTTACGAATCTGACGGATCACAAAGCCCAAGATACGGCACCCGTATGGCACCCCAAGGGAAAGAAACTCGCGTTCGTTTCCACGCGCGACGGCGGTAGTGACATCTACGTGATCGACATCAAGTAA
- a CDS encoding AAA family ATPase: MAKKTKATKKSKKSAQKPALFTRLRKHFGTDPAKLPVIEQTFQSYDRANLHLTTEELLAGTEPALVGVVLPSQYSGVSLAKLAHPTTAVGYEEGPVEFVDVQLADEQRLACVKQGLYTFHDEDRPVAVLLSEEETYRPDKGLQIAVMAPDRETAERFSRKLVKGVRHGAAFRGKVLSVEQGCYGGTTVRFHKLPDVNRESLILPEELLIRIERQTMGLSKHAAKLKAAGRHLKRGILMHGKPGTGKTLSAMYLAAQMKGRTVLVLTGGAVGSIETACALARLLEPATIVLEDVDLIGTEREQQSVGANALLFELLNQMDGLGEDADILFILTTNRPDFLEPALAARPGRIDLAIEVPLPDETCRRRLFDLYSRGLKLELADLDVWVRRTNGVSAAFIRELLRKAAVLAAEADGTGPELVVTDQQFEEAIAELLVAGGPMTRALLGFASGTA; the protein is encoded by the coding sequence ATGGCGAAGAAGACCAAAGCCACCAAGAAGTCCAAGAAATCGGCACAGAAGCCGGCCCTGTTCACCCGGCTCCGCAAGCACTTCGGTACCGACCCCGCCAAACTGCCCGTCATCGAACAAACGTTCCAGAGTTACGACCGCGCGAACCTGCACCTCACGACCGAAGAGTTACTCGCGGGCACGGAACCGGCGCTCGTCGGGGTCGTGCTGCCGAGCCAGTATTCGGGCGTGTCGCTCGCTAAACTCGCCCACCCCACGACCGCGGTGGGATACGAAGAGGGACCGGTCGAGTTCGTCGACGTCCAGCTCGCCGACGAACAAAGGCTCGCGTGCGTGAAGCAGGGGCTGTACACGTTCCACGACGAGGATCGCCCGGTCGCGGTGTTACTCTCGGAAGAAGAAACGTACCGGCCCGACAAGGGGCTTCAAATCGCGGTGATGGCGCCCGACCGCGAAACGGCGGAGCGGTTCTCGCGCAAACTCGTGAAAGGCGTGCGCCACGGCGCTGCGTTCCGCGGGAAGGTGCTCTCGGTCGAACAAGGGTGCTACGGCGGTACAACGGTCCGGTTCCACAAGTTGCCCGACGTGAACCGCGAGAGCCTGATTCTCCCCGAAGAACTGCTGATCCGGATCGAGCGGCAGACGATGGGGCTGAGCAAGCACGCCGCGAAGCTCAAGGCCGCGGGCCGGCACCTGAAGCGCGGCATCCTGATGCACGGCAAGCCGGGCACGGGTAAGACGCTCTCCGCGATGTACCTCGCGGCACAAATGAAGGGGCGCACGGTGCTGGTGCTCACGGGCGGGGCGGTCGGGTCCATTGAAACCGCGTGCGCGCTGGCCCGGTTGCTCGAACCGGCGACCATCGTGCTCGAAGACGTGGACCTCATCGGCACCGAGCGCGAGCAGCAATCGGTCGGCGCGAACGCGCTGCTCTTCGAGTTACTCAACCAGATGGACGGCCTCGGCGAAGACGCGGACATCCTCTTCATCCTCACCACGAACCGCCCGGACTTCCTCGAACCGGCGCTCGCCGCTCGCCCCGGGCGCATCGACCTGGCCATCGAAGTCCCACTCCCCGACGAAACGTGCCGGCGCCGACTGTTCGACCTCTACAGCCGCGGGCTGAAACTCGAACTCGCGGACCTGGACGTGTGGGTGCGCCGAACGAACGGTGTGAGCGCCGCGTTCATCCGCGAGTTGCTCCGCAAAGCAGCGGTACTCGCGGCCGAAGCCGACGGGACCGGACCCGAACTCGTCGTCACCGACCAGCAGTTCGAGGAGGCGATTGCCGAACTCCTCGTCGCCGGCGGCCCGATGACGCGCGCACTGCTCGGTTTCGCGAGCGGAACCGCGTAG
- a CDS encoding DUF1501 domain-containing protein → MLLVGRRTTRTCAGLNRRAFLQVGASSVLGLALADLLRARAAGAGEGAKAKAVILLWLWGGPSQLDTFDPKPNASLDYRGPFGTIQTKIPGVRFCELFPKLAHLTDKLSVIRTLTTQSNDHGIAGTIGLTGSAAGGTGLDGKPLQGSPRPALGSVVAKALTGTKTTGAMSGAIHPFFVIGGKLHQGKKAIIGEGGGPLGGGYDPFRLEYDPATGTKIPALQLPSDLTPERVADRQKLLSALGSADRRISHLSSVGAIDEHHARALGMLTSRAAADGFDLSKERDATKDAYGRTRFGQSCLLARRLVEAGVPFVQVNWSDHVEAEEDAGDGGWDHHYRNFQIMQDRHAPWLDQSMAALLTDLHERRLLDSTLVLAVGEFGREPKVNDKAGRDHWPGCYSALVAGGGVRGGRFVGTSDARAAKPADSPLSPVDLNATVLNQIGLTSEQITGLGLTPVGRVIEELF, encoded by the coding sequence ATGCTGCTGGTCGGTCGTCGAACTACGCGCACGTGCGCCGGACTGAACCGGCGCGCGTTCCTCCAGGTCGGTGCGTCGTCCGTTCTGGGTCTGGCGCTCGCGGACCTGTTGCGCGCTCGCGCGGCGGGGGCCGGTGAGGGGGCCAAGGCGAAGGCCGTTATCCTCTTGTGGCTCTGGGGCGGGCCGAGCCAACTCGACACGTTCGATCCCAAGCCGAACGCCTCACTCGACTACCGCGGACCGTTCGGCACGATCCAAACGAAGATCCCCGGCGTCCGGTTCTGCGAGCTGTTCCCCAAACTCGCGCACCTCACCGACAAGCTCTCCGTCATTCGCACCCTCACCACACAGTCGAACGACCACGGCATCGCGGGCACCATCGGGCTGACCGGCAGCGCCGCGGGCGGCACCGGTCTGGACGGCAAGCCGCTGCAAGGCTCCCCGCGCCCCGCGCTCGGGTCAGTCGTCGCGAAGGCGCTCACCGGAACCAAAACGACCGGTGCCATGTCGGGCGCGATCCACCCGTTCTTTGTGATCGGCGGGAAACTGCACCAGGGCAAGAAAGCGATCATCGGTGAGGGCGGCGGGCCGCTCGGCGGCGGGTACGACCCGTTCCGCCTGGAATACGACCCCGCGACCGGCACGAAGATTCCCGCCCTGCAACTCCCGAGCGACCTCACCCCGGAGCGCGTGGCCGATCGGCAGAAACTCCTCTCCGCGCTCGGCAGCGCGGACCGGCGCATCAGCCACCTCAGCTCGGTGGGGGCGATCGACGAGCACCACGCGCGGGCGCTGGGCATGCTGACCTCGCGCGCCGCGGCCGACGGGTTCGACCTGTCGAAAGAGCGCGACGCGACGAAGGACGCCTACGGGCGCACGCGGTTCGGCCAGTCGTGCCTGCTCGCGCGCCGACTGGTCGAGGCCGGGGTGCCGTTCGTGCAGGTGAACTGGAGCGACCACGTCGAGGCCGAAGAGGACGCGGGCGATGGTGGGTGGGACCATCACTACCGCAACTTCCAGATCATGCAGGACCGGCACGCCCCCTGGCTCGACCAGTCGATGGCCGCGCTGCTCACCGACTTGCACGAGCGCCGGCTGCTCGACAGCACGCTGGTGCTCGCCGTGGGCGAGTTCGGGCGCGAGCCGAAGGTGAACGACAAGGCCGGGCGCGACCACTGGCCCGGGTGCTACAGCGCGCTCGTCGCGGGCGGCGGGGTGCGCGGCGGGCGGTTCGTGGGGACCAGCGACGCCCGCGCCGCGAAGCCGGCCGATTCGCCGCTCTCGCCCGTCGACCTGAACGCGACCGTGCTGAACCAGATCGGGCTGACGAGCGAACAAATTACGGGACTCGGGCTCACCCCGGTGGGCCGCGTCATCGAAGAGTTGTTCTGA
- a CDS encoding protein kinase domain-containing protein, with the protein MSPLVDEFATDLELPVIGSSPGTMEAAMPPAQSLLARLLSAQVLLPEEWEEVPPDHRDVLTRLTAVDALLAKLLGLHLLTRFQVDTIRKGGADDLILGNYRLLDILGQGGMGTVYRAEHILLRRQVALKVMSRSTDVSSRLIHRFYGEARAVARLQHPHIVTCFDAGRHTRAGSQAREYFVMELIPGQDLFTLVRDSGPLPALRACELFRQVADALGEAHRHGLVHRDIKPSNVLVTPDGQAKVLDFGLARLPTQQMTEPGVVLGTIGYMAPEQARDPHSVDSRADLFSLGATLYWALTGRDPYPESGNPVQDLHRRFTTVPAAVRRVRPEVPAEVSDLVSRLMEPDPEMRFPSARTVSAALTGFTLWLPHGVTPAAGSSRQERMGRGRVVLVEDDPGVRALMVALLQDQYDVREAEDGETALTEITRDPPDLAVVDVGLPGMSGPELVEKVRSAGLDSERMKVLITSGDLPAEALGGLSVSSADDFISKPFAPVEFLSRVRALIMRRPAKSSDCETVLTPPPVGSTRPVAAETLSLTVSRLLAETQLAADGQWQRLTRYVRALCRALPDTGSYMQLKDDRYADILAAVAPMYDIGLLGVPRHTLLKPGRLDASERSIVQTHCSIGAEVLVGVAQTYGSEVQGLDVAAEVARSHHERWDGTGYPDGLIGEEIPLAARVVSLAAVYEALRNRRPHRPPLSHAQTVKLISTESEGEFDPTVVTAFMSIAPRFEQIHLGK; encoded by the coding sequence ATGTCGCCCCTGGTCGATGAATTCGCCACCGACCTGGAACTGCCCGTGATCGGGAGCAGCCCCGGTACGATGGAAGCGGCGATGCCCCCGGCCCAATCCCTCCTCGCTCGGCTCCTCTCCGCGCAAGTGCTCCTGCCCGAAGAGTGGGAAGAGGTGCCGCCGGACCACCGCGACGTGCTCACCCGGCTCACCGCGGTCGACGCGCTCCTGGCGAAACTGCTCGGGCTGCACCTGCTGACCCGGTTCCAGGTGGACACGATCCGCAAGGGCGGGGCCGACGACCTGATCCTGGGTAACTACCGGCTCCTCGACATTCTCGGCCAGGGCGGGATGGGCACCGTGTACCGGGCCGAACACATCCTGCTCCGGCGCCAAGTCGCGCTGAAGGTGATGTCGCGCTCGACGGACGTCAGCTCGCGCCTGATCCACCGGTTCTACGGCGAGGCCCGGGCCGTCGCCCGGCTCCAGCACCCGCACATCGTGACCTGCTTCGACGCGGGGCGCCACACGCGGGCCGGGAGCCAGGCGCGCGAATACTTCGTGATGGAACTGATCCCCGGCCAGGACTTGTTCACGCTGGTCCGGGACAGCGGACCGCTCCCCGCGCTGCGGGCCTGCGAGTTGTTCCGCCAGGTGGCCGACGCGCTCGGCGAGGCGCACCGCCACGGGCTGGTTCACCGCGACATCAAGCCGAGTAACGTGCTGGTCACCCCGGACGGGCAAGCGAAGGTGCTCGACTTCGGTCTCGCCCGGCTCCCGACGCAGCAGATGACCGAACCCGGCGTCGTGCTCGGCACGATCGGGTACATGGCCCCCGAACAGGCCCGCGACCCGCACTCGGTGGACAGCCGCGCCGACTTGTTCAGCCTCGGGGCGACGCTGTACTGGGCACTTACGGGCCGCGACCCGTACCCGGAATCCGGGAACCCCGTTCAGGACTTACACCGCCGGTTCACCACCGTGCCCGCGGCCGTGCGCCGGGTGCGCCCGGAAGTGCCGGCCGAGGTCTCGGACCTCGTGTCGCGCCTGATGGAACCGGACCCGGAAATGCGGTTCCCGTCGGCCCGCACCGTGTCCGCGGCGCTCACCGGGTTCACGCTCTGGTTGCCGCACGGCGTCACGCCCGCGGCCGGTAGCTCGCGCCAGGAGCGCATGGGGCGCGGGCGCGTGGTTCTGGTCGAGGACGACCCCGGCGTGCGGGCGCTCATGGTGGCGCTGCTCCAGGATCAGTACGACGTGCGCGAGGCCGAGGACGGCGAGACCGCGCTGACGGAAATCACCCGCGACCCGCCGGACCTCGCGGTGGTGGACGTCGGGCTGCCCGGGATGAGCGGGCCGGAGCTCGTGGAGAAGGTCCGGTCCGCCGGGCTGGACTCCGAGCGCATGAAGGTACTCATCACCTCCGGCGACCTACCGGCAGAGGCACTCGGCGGGCTGTCCGTATCGTCGGCCGATGACTTCATCAGCAAGCCGTTCGCGCCGGTCGAGTTCCTGTCCCGGGTGCGGGCGCTCATCATGCGCCGCCCCGCGAAGTCGAGCGACTGCGAAACTGTACTCACCCCGCCGCCGGTGGGCAGCACGCGCCCGGTCGCGGCCGAAACGCTCTCGCTCACCGTGTCGCGCCTGCTGGCCGAAACGCAACTGGCCGCCGACGGCCAGTGGCAGCGGCTCACGCGCTACGTCCGGGCGCTGTGCCGGGCGCTGCCCGATACGGGCTCGTACATGCAACTGAAGGACGACCGGTACGCGGACATCCTGGCCGCGGTCGCCCCGATGTACGACATCGGGTTGCTCGGGGTTCCGCGGCACACGCTGCTGAAGCCCGGGCGCCTGGACGCCTCCGAGCGGTCGATCGTTCAAACGCACTGTTCGATCGGCGCCGAGGTGCTGGTCGGCGTGGCGCAGACCTACGGCAGCGAGGTCCAAGGGCTGGACGTCGCGGCTGAAGTCGCCCGCAGCCACCACGAGCGCTGGGACGGCACCGGGTACCCGGACGGGCTGATCGGCGAGGAGATCCCGCTCGCGGCCCGCGTGGTGTCCCTGGCCGCCGTGTACGAGGCACTGCGAAACCGGCGCCCGCACCGCCCGCCGCTCAGTCACGCACAGACGGTGAAGCTGATCTCCACCGAGTCCGAGGGCGAGTTCGACCCCACCGTGGTCACGGCGTTCATGAGCATCGCCCCGCGCTTCGAGCAGATCCACCTGGGCAAGTAA
- a CDS encoding HNH endonuclease produces the protein MNPQTGQVYARRRGGKAEVVRISVVTDEWVEFQFLHGPERSLRAGSGRCKVKNFDSAGWEPTDECAEYTHLDGATRYETFRVLDTKGEPILRCSAKRAAFYLRKGYAHKIAPNVLQFTDPQTEDRLRELYLGGFTEFFMEVKNDRCVCCGATTDLTRHHVVPKRHKKSVPQPWRSCLSNVLFVCNGCHRTYEDAPEPTIEASADWRAFVWAWRDHFRAVLKPQFLPNGWDIISVQNFAALEGSCGS, from the coding sequence ATGAACCCGCAAACCGGCCAAGTCTATGCGCGGCGGCGCGGCGGAAAGGCCGAAGTGGTTCGCATTTCGGTCGTCACGGACGAGTGGGTCGAGTTCCAGTTTTTGCACGGACCGGAGCGGTCCCTGCGCGCCGGTTCGGGGCGCTGTAAGGTCAAAAACTTCGACTCCGCGGGCTGGGAGCCGACGGACGAGTGCGCGGAGTACACCCACCTCGACGGTGCGACGCGCTACGAGACGTTCCGCGTTCTCGATACCAAGGGCGAGCCGATTTTGAGGTGCAGCGCGAAACGGGCCGCGTTCTATTTGCGGAAGGGGTACGCCCACAAGATCGCGCCGAACGTGTTGCAGTTCACAGACCCACAAACGGAAGACCGGCTCCGCGAACTGTACCTGGGCGGGTTCACCGAGTTCTTCATGGAGGTGAAGAACGACCGGTGCGTGTGCTGCGGCGCCACGACCGACCTCACGCGGCACCACGTCGTGCCGAAGCGCCACAAAAAGAGCGTGCCGCAGCCGTGGCGCTCGTGCTTGTCGAACGTGCTGTTCGTGTGCAACGGGTGCCACCGCACTTACGAGGACGCGCCCGAACCGACGATTGAGGCGAGCGCCGACTGGCGCGCATTCGTGTGGGCGTGGCGCGACCACTTCCGGGCCGTGCTGAAACCGCAGTTCCTACCGAACGGGTGGGACATCATTTCCGTACAGAACTTCGCGGCCCTGGAAGGATCGTGCGGGAGCTAA
- a CDS encoding cyclase family protein, translating into MLIDVSHTIESGMITYKGLPAPLVCDFLSREASRAIYAPGTEFHIGKIEMVANTGTYLDAPFHRFADGIDVAQLPLDRVAHIPGLVVRFDPAAGRAVTRKFFAGLDVRGKAILVHTGWDAHWRTDQYFEGHPFLTGDAAAYLAEAGAALVGIDSLNIDDTADAQRPVHTALLGAGVPVVEHLTGLAALPDFGFRFFATPVKVRGMGTFPVRAFGLV; encoded by the coding sequence ATGCTGATTGACGTGAGCCACACGATTGAGAGCGGGATGATTACCTATAAGGGGCTGCCCGCGCCGCTCGTGTGCGATTTCCTCTCGCGCGAGGCGTCGCGTGCGATCTACGCCCCCGGCACCGAGTTCCACATCGGCAAAATCGAGATGGTCGCGAACACCGGGACGTACCTCGACGCGCCGTTCCACCGGTTCGCGGACGGGATCGATGTCGCGCAACTGCCGCTGGACCGCGTCGCGCACATCCCCGGGCTCGTGGTGCGATTCGACCCGGCCGCGGGCCGCGCGGTCACGCGCAAGTTCTTTGCCGGTCTCGATGTTCGTGGGAAAGCGATCCTCGTTCACACCGGTTGGGACGCGCACTGGCGCACGGACCAGTATTTCGAGGGGCACCCGTTCCTTACCGGTGACGCGGCCGCGTATCTCGCCGAAGCGGGCGCTGCCCTGGTGGGCATCGATTCGCTCAACATTGATGACACCGCCGACGCCCAGCGCCCGGTCCACACCGCGCTGCTCGGCGCGGGCGTGCCGGTCGTGGAGCACCTGACGGGTCTCGCGGCTCTGCCCGATTTTGGCTTCCGATTCTTTGCGACACCTGTCAAAGTGAGAGGCATGGGTACGTTCCCCGTGCGCGCGTTCGGACTCGTGTAA